A genomic stretch from Diprion similis isolate iyDipSimi1 chromosome 1, iyDipSimi1.1, whole genome shotgun sequence includes:
- the LOC124405182 gene encoding uncharacterized protein LOC124405182, which produces MEAEVLVNTICPSPEELSVIVKSVRCLECGLVFQNEPRLRLHDLKVHKQGNLAKNDKKNIQYHCPVASCVYALKSERYFTTMKYLKQHYLKVHAAKTFMCTQCSKCFSTEAAKDAHVRICGVQFTCNCLKVFSTYEALLTHAKRYKHVIDNKYKLLLKKTKLKTLPAVQVTIVNVGKPVNILPNSIEGSNTYTYVMDGKLKVTCDAAMQTDELKRAKKVSSPLKSGAAKRRISQQTQTGGLKTEKHHKTSAETQTNERYIITKSMQQESSLNMLKDWKCRKSELPKDLDSTILKEDLNFADNFETQNLFSSSPLPLSHDVGLQDLWEVKNTSGTQTNEANLLEDLNENVTQTDLNIFYNHDEPTLMHSGSQTTNLNNIQYIEDNSIGNTLSFARISSVGHSDSLLMEKMFDNKFSSIETQTELAFTRQLFDQDTSFTYSSNTETQTTESFENMDELLYSNTCTQTSDEILLSDLGFSDIQTQTAWPQISDATVSTETQTKISKSVQNDSNIGRSWLHAQTNHMETQTELLNFFQNLN; this is translated from the exons ATGGAGGCGGAAGTTTTGGTTAATACGATATGCCCGTCGCCGGAGGAATTGAGTGTCATAGTAAAGAGTGTCCGGTGCTTGGAATGCGGGCTTGTATTTCAAAACGAGCCTCGACTCCGACTCCACGATCTTAAGGTTCACAAGCAGGGAAACTTGGCgaaaaatgacaagaaaaatATACAGTATCATTGCCCCGTTGCCTCCTGCGTATACGCTCTTAAATCCGAACGATACTTCACCACCATGAAGTACCTTAAACAG CATTACCTCAAAGTGCATGCAGCTAAAACCTTCATGTGTACCCAATGCtccaaatgtttttcaacCGAGGCCGCTAAGGATGCTCACGTCAGGATATGTGGTGTGCAATTCACCTGCAATTGCCTTAAAGTATTCTCAACCTACGAAGCTTTGCTTACGCATGCCAAACGCTACAAGCACGTCATAGACaacaaatacaaacttttacTCAA AAAGACAAAATTGAAGACTTTACCCGCTGTTCAAGTCACAATTGTTAACGTTGGCAAGCCGGTTAATATCTTGCCAAATTCCATAGAAGGATCTAATACCTATACTTATGTGATGGATGGAAAATTGAAGGTAACTTGCGATGCAGCAATGCAGACTGATGAGTTGAAGAGGGCGAAAAAAGTTTCTAGTCCGTTGAAAAGTGGGGCAGCAAAGCGCAGGATATCGCAGCAGACTCAGACAGGTGGTTTGAAAACTGAGAAGCATCATAAAACATCTGCGGAAACGCAGACAAACGAACGTTATATCATTACGAAATCCATGCAGCAAGAATCAAGCTTAAACATGTTGAAAGACTGGAAATGTCGGAAGAGCGAACTGCCCAAGGATTTAGACTCCACTATACTGAAGGAGGATTTGAACTTTGCAGACAATTTTGAAACtcaaaatctattttcaaGCAGTCCGTTGCCGTTGAGTCACGACGTCGGCTTGCAGGATCTATGGGAAGTGAAGAATACATCGGGTACTCAGACGAACGAAGCAAATTTACTCGAGGATCTGAACGAAAATGTCACCCAAACGGATCtaaacatattttataatcacGATGAGCCTACACTGATGCATTCTGGTTCCCAAACTACAAACCTCAACAACATTCAATACATTGAAGATAACTCGATCGGCAATACTCTCTCCTTCGCGAGGATAAGTAGCGTCGGACACTCGGATTCTTTGTTGATGGAAAAGAtgtttgataataaatttagcaGTATTGAAACGCAGACTGAGCTCGCGTTTACACGGCAGCTTTTTGACCAGGATACCTCCTTCACCTACAGTTCCAATACGGAAACCCAGACTACCGAGAGCTTTGAGAATATGGACGAACTTTTGTACAGCAACACGTGCACCCAAACTTCGGATGAAATTCTACTCTCAGATTTGGGCTTTTCCGACATTCAAACTCAGACTGCATGGCCACAAATCAGCGACGCCACCGTGTCTACGGAAACGCAAACCAAAATATCCAAGTCCGTTCAGAACGATTCCAACATTGGGAGGTCTTGGTTACACGCTCAGACCAACCACATGGAGACTCAGACTGagcttctgaatttttttcagaatctcaATTGa
- the LOC124404499 gene encoding transmembrane emp24 domain-containing protein 7-like translates to MDYWMTWFLLAALLGSVFDAGSVELTFELPDNAKECFYQDIEKNVSSTLEFQVVTGGQYDVDVTLEAPNKEIIYRQVKTQFDSHTFTPTISGVYKACFSNEFSTFSHKLVYMDFQVGDELPLPGLGEHVTVMTQMESSAQEVHKNLNSILDYQTHHRLREAQGRKRAEDLNERVLWWSVMETLAILITTIGQVFVLRDFFTERNPYPKS, encoded by the exons ATGGACTACTGGATGACGTGGTTCCTGCTCGCTGCGCTTCTAGGTTCCGTATTCGACGCGGGTAGCGTAGAACTAACCTTCGAGCTGCCGGATAATGCCAAAGAGTGCTTTTATCAGGACATTGAGAAGAACGTTTCGTCGACCCTCGAGTTCCAG GTCGTGACCGGTGGCCAATACGATGTCGACGTCACACTGGAGGCGCCGAATAAGGAGATAATATATCGTCAGGTGAAGACTCAGTTCGACTCGCATACGTTTACACCGACGATATCCGGGGTCTACAAAGCCTGCTTCAGCAACGAGTTCTCGACGTTTTCGCACAAGCTTGTGTACATGGACTTTCAGGTCGGAGATGAACTCCCTCTGCCTGGTCTTGGCGAGCATGTCACCGTTATGACTCAG ATGGAGTCGTCCGCGCAGGAGGTGCACAAAAATCTGAATAGTATTCTGGATTACCAGACACACCACAGACTGCGAGAAGCGCAGGGTCGAAAGAGGGCCGAAGATCTTAACGAGCGAGTGCTGTGGTGGTCGGTTATGGAGACCTTAGCAATTCTGATTACAACGATAGGACAGGTCTTTGTCCTGAGAGACTTTTTCACCGAACGAAATCCTTACCCCAAGTCATAG